A window from Colius striatus isolate bColStr4 chromosome 27, bColStr4.1.hap1, whole genome shotgun sequence encodes these proteins:
- the NKX6-3 gene encoding homeobox protein Nkx-6.3, producing the protein MDTNLPGTFLLNGPSLGAFPEAKAPVCQYSVQSSFYKLGPPGLGSQLPAGTPHGISDILGRPAGSGLLPGYPHAAAFNGLSSPGVYYGPQVGTLPKAGSEFVARGRSCWAEAAPEWRGARQCGGPPAHLADSLHKKKHTRPTFTGHQIFALEKTFEQTKYLAGPERARLAYSLGMSESQVKVWFQNRRTKWRKKSALEPSSSSQRAGGSGGERAASEAEDDEYNKPLDPDSDDEKIRLLLRKHRAAFSVLGLGTHSG; encoded by the exons ATGGACACCAACCTGCCGGGCACCTTCCTGCTCAACGGGCCGTCGCTGGGCGCCTTCCCCGAGGCCAAGGCGCCCGTCTGCCAGTACTCGGTGCAGAGCTCGTTCTACAAGCTGGGCCCCCCCGGGCTGGGCTCGCAGCTGCCCGCCGGCACCCCGCACGGCATCTCGGACATCCTGGGCCGCCCCGCCGGCAGCGGGCTCCTCCCCGGCTACCCGCACGCCGCGGCCTTCAACGGACTGAGCTCCCCGGGCGTCTATTACGGGCCGCAGGTGGGGACCCTCCCCAAGGCCGGGAGCGAGTTCGTGGCCCGGGGCcggagctgctgggctgaggcGGCCCCGGAGTGGCGCGGGGCCCGGCAGTGCGGCGGCC ctcctgctcacTTGGCCGACAGCCTCCACAAGAAGAAGCACACGCGCCCGACCTTCACAGGGCACCAGATCTTCgctctggagaagacttttgagCAGACCAAGTACCTGGCGGGTCCGGAGAGGGCACGTCTGGCCTATTCCCTGGGCATGAGCGAGTCGCAGGTGAAG GTCTGGTTCCAGAACCGACGGACCAAGTGGAGGAAGAAGAGCGCCCTGGAGCCTTCCTCATCCTCCCAGCGGGCGGGAGGCTCTGGGGGAGAGCGGGCGGCCTCCGAGGCCGAGGACGACGAGTACAACAAACCGCTGGACCCCGACTCGGATGACGAGAAGATCcggctgctgctgaggaagcacCGTGCGGCCTTCTCGGTGCTGGGCTTGGGCACACACAGCGGCTGA
- the GPAT4 gene encoding LOW QUALITY PROTEIN: glycerol-3-phosphate acyltransferase 4 (The sequence of the model RefSeq protein was modified relative to this genomic sequence to represent the inferred CDS: inserted 1 base in 1 codon), which yields MFLLLPFDSLVVNXLGISITVLFTLLLVFIIVPAIFGVSFGIRKVYMKTLLKIFQWATLRIERGAKEKNHPLYKPYVNGIIAKEPTSLEQEIKEMRRSGSGKALDAPEFELSDIFYFCRKGIETIMDDEVTKRFSAEELESWNLLSRTNYNFQYISLRLTVLWGLGVLIRYCFLLPLRIALAFTGISLLVTGTTVVGYLPNGRCKEFLSKHVHLMCYRICVRALTAIITYHDRGNRPRNGGICVANHTSPIDVIILASDGYYAMVGQIHGGLMGVIQRAMVKACPHVWFERSEVKDRHLVAKRLTEHVQDKSKLPILIFPEGTCINNTSVMMFKKGSFEIGATVYPVAIKYDPQFGDAFWNSSKYGMVTYLLRMMTSWAIVCSVWYLPPMTRQPEEDAVQFANRVKSAIARQGGLVDLLWDGGLKREKVKDTFKEEQQKLYSKMIVGNHEDRSRS from the exons AtgttcctcctccttccttttgaCAGCCTGGTTGTAA CTCTTGGGATTTCCATAACTGTGCTCTTCACCCTGCTCCTGGTGTTCATCATCGTGCCAGCCATTTTCGGCGTCTCCTTTGGCATCCGTAAGGTTTACATGAAAACTTTGTTAAAGATTTTCCAG TGGGCAACGCTGAGAATAGAGCGTGGTGCCAAGGAGAAGAACCATCCACTGTACAAGCCCTATGTCAATG GGATCATTGCAAAGGAGCCAACGTCTCTGGAGCAGGAGATCAAGGAGATGCGGCGGAGCGGCAGCGGCAAAGCCCTGGACGCGCCCGAGTTTGAGCTCTCGGATATCTTCTACTTCTGCCGCAAAGGCATCGAGACCATCATGGATGATGAAGTGACCAAGAGGTTCTCAGCTGAAGAGCTGGAGTCGTGGAACCTGCTCAGCAGAACCAACTACAATTTCCAGTACATCAGCCTGCGCCTCACCGTGCTCTGGGGCCTGGGGGTGCTCATCCGCTACTGCTTCCTCCTGCCCCTcag gatAGCCCTGGCCTTTACTGGCATCAGCTTGTTGGTGACTGGCACTACAGTGGTGGGATATTTGCCAAATGGAAG gtgtAAGGAGTTCCTGAGCAAGCACGTGCACCTGATGTGCTACCGGATCTGCGTGCGTGCCCTCACCGCCATCATCACCTACCACGACCG AGGAAACAGACCCCGGAACGGAGGCATCTGCGTGGCCAATCACACATCACCCATCGACGTCATCATCCTGGCCAGCGACGGCTACTACGCCATG GTGGGTCAGATCCACGGAGGGCTCATGGGGGTGATACAGAGAGCCATGGTGAAGGCTTGTCCCCACGTCTGGTTCGAACGCTCCGAGGTCAAAGATCGTCACCTCGTCGCTAAAAG GCTGACAGAGCACGTCCAGGACAAGAGCAAACTGCCCATTCTGATCTTTCCAGAAG GAACCTGCATCAACAACACATCTGTGATGATGTTCAAAAAGGGGAGCTTTGAAATCGGAGCCACTGTTTACCCTGTAGCCATCAAG taCGACCCCCAGTTTGGAGATGCCTTTTGGAACAGCAGCAAGTACGGGATGGTCACCTACCTGCTGCGGATGATGACCAGCTGGGCCATCGTCTGCAGCGTCTGGTACTTGCCCCCAATGACCAGGCAG CCTGAAGAGGATGCTGTCCAGTTTGCCAACCGAGTGAAGTCAGCCATTGCCAGGCAGGGCGGCCTCGTGGATCTGCTCTG GGATGGAGGACTGAAGAGGGAGAAGGTGAAAGACACGTTCAAGGAGGAGCAACAGAAACTCTACAGCAAAATGATTGTAGGCAACCACGAAGACCGGAGCCGCTCCTGA
- the LOC104556005 gene encoding protein phosphatase 1 regulatory subunit 3C-B-like has protein sequence MSCGELFQVYSARAVSTPAMPVDLAMQLCLSHSPPLRKLLNSYEELRGNRGHKPLRSCLNPKLSAEPERRDSTKGSKGQKKKRVVFADMKGLSLTAVRFFSKIEEDLCDLQHALSDLACFRPRLRDPRPEVCRYVLDFPQPSADYAAFRSRLHSDLVCLENCLIQDRALSGTVKVRNIEYEKRVMVRITCDGWKSFRDVSCQYMHSTYGSADTDIFSFELVLPKPSISRRATEFCIYFQCGQKTHWDNNHGRNYKICQVGVSHPPSHAVKTANGAREHLGTSRAAALVLSHLQTWRRSETQAPYW, from the exons ATGAGCTGCGGCGA GCTTTTCCAGGTGTACAGCGCGAGGGCCGTGTCCACGCCAGCCATGCCCGTGGACCTGGCCATGCAGCTCTGCCTGAGCCACTCGCCCCCCCTCCGCAAGCTGCTCAACTCTTACGAGGAGCTGCGGGGAAACCGGGGGCACAAACCCCTGCGGTCTTGTCTCAACCCAAAACTGAGCGCGGAACCTGAGCGGCGAGATAGCACCAAGGGCTCCAagggccagaagaagaagagagtCGTGTTTGCTGACATGAAGGGGCTCTCACTGACGGCTGTCCGCTTCTTCTCCAAGATCGAGGAGGACCTGTGTGACTTGCAGCACGCCCTGTCCGACCTTGCCTGCTTCCGACCTAGGCTGCGAGACCCCCGCCCAGAAGTGTGCAGGTACGTGCTGGACTTCCCACAGCCCTCTGCGGACTACGCAGCTTTCCGCAGCCGCCTGCACAGCGACCTGGTCTGCCTGGAGAACTGCTTGATCCAGGACCGTGCCCTGTCAGGGACAGTGAAGGTCAGAAACATTGAGTATGAGAAGAGAGTGATGGTCCGTATCACCTGCGACGGCTGGAAGAGCTTCCGGGACGTCTCCTGTCAGTACATGCACAGCACCTACGGCTCAGCCGACACAGACATCTTCTCTTTTGAGCTCGTCCTGCCCAAACCATCCATCTCACGCAGGGCCACAGAGTTCTGCATCTACTTCCAGTGTGGACAGAAGACCCATTGGGACAACAACCATGGGAGGAACTACAAGATCTGCCAGGTGGGCGTGAGCCACCCTCCCTCTCACGCTGTGAAGACTGCCAACGGGGCCCGGGAGCACCTTGGCACCTCTCGGGCAGCTGCCCTGGTACTTTCTCACCTCCAGACCTGGCGTCGCTCAGAGACCCAGGCTCCTTACTGGTAG